The following proteins come from a genomic window of Phacochoerus africanus isolate WHEZ1 chromosome 9, ROS_Pafr_v1, whole genome shotgun sequence:
- the INSYN1 gene encoding inhibitory synaptic factor 1 isoform X2 — protein MKMVIGQLEGILRELKEVAKELREVVSQIDKLTSDFDFELEPDDWTTATVSSTSSSDKAGAGGPFDLGHLDFMTADILSDSWEFCSFLDVSTPSDSVDGPESVRPGAGTDYRLMNGGMPIPNGPRVETPDSSSEEAFAAGPVKGQLPQRTPGTRERVRFSDKVLYHALCCDDEEGDGEEEAAAAAEEEVGLSPEPPHAEAHAGPVKPSPAPYKPRRSPLTGHRSGPTTAPEQTRRVTRNSSTQTVSDKSTQTVLPYTATRQKATGKN, from the coding sequence gtggtgAGCCAGATCGATAAGCTAACCTCCGACTTCGACTTTGAACTAGAGCCGGATGACTGGACCACAGCCACTGTGAGCAGCACCTCCAGCAGCGACAAGGCGGGTGCGGGCGGCCCCTTTGACCTGGGCCACCTGGACTTTATGACAGCCGACATCCTCTCGGACAGCTGGGAGTTCTGCTCCTTCCTGGACGTGTCCACCCCGTCGGACTCCGTGGACGGCCCCGAGTCGGTGCGGCCGGGGGCTGGCACTGACTACCGGCTCATGAACGGCGGCATGCCCATCCCCAACGGGCCCCGGGTGGAGACCCCAGACTCCTCCAGCGAGGAGGCCTTCGCTGCCGGCCCGGTGAAGGGCCAGCTGCCCCAGCGGACCCCGGGCACACGGGAGAGGGTGCGGTTCAGCGACAAAGTGCTCTACCATGCTCTGTGCTGCGATGATGAGGAGGGGGACGgcgaggaggaggcggcggcggcggcagaggaggaggtgggccTGTCCCCAGAGCCTCCCCATGCGGAGGCCCACGCGGGCCCCGTCAAGCCCTCCCCGGCGCCCTACAAGCCCAGGCGCTCTCCACTGACGGGCCACCGCTCGGGCCCCACCACAGCCCCCGAGCAGACCCGAAGGGTCACAAGGAACAGCAGCACCCAGACGGTGTCAGACAAGAGCACTCAGACGGTGCTGCCCTACACAGCCACCAGACAGAAAGCCACCGGGAAGAACtag